The genome window ACAATTTTAAAAATTAAATTTATTTTAATTTTAGGGCGTAACATCTTAATAAACACTACTATTAAAAGTGCAAAACCGGCTAAGAGATATACTGGAGTTAAATTTTGAAATATCTTATATTTATTAAATGCTAATTCTAAATTTACTCTATTACTATCAGGCATTACTGCAGCACCAAATTCAGCTTGATATTTTTTAATAGCTTCTATAGCCTCATCAGCTTTACTCCATTCGCCACTATCTTGTGCTTCAAGTACTGCTGTAAAGTATCTTTGTAGCATTATAGCTACATTTGAAGCCTCTTGGCCGCTTAGCTCCATAAGGGCTCCGCCAGGACTTAGCCAAGTGTTATTAAAATCATCTTTTTTCGGTATTACTCTAAACATCTCTCCTATAAATACCATATAAAGAATATTTAGCTTCTCATCAGCTTTTATAACATCTTTATCAAAAAGTCCTCTTGTAGCTGGTGCTTTACGATTAGCAAGTTCTGTAAATTTAATTAGCTTATACTCTATTTGACCATCTTTATTAGGGCCAAAGAAATCATCAAAACTAGCATATTTTTGACTTTTTGGAATTCCTAATACCTTTTTTAACTCATCATCGCTAATTTTAATAATTGGTACTGAACGCCAATTTTCTGAATTTGCCATCATTGATAAAAATATAGCATTAGCACCCATTGATTGAAACTTATCACTGCGGTAAATTTTATTTAAAATCTCGTGTGCCATAGTATCAAATGGCTTCATTCTACCATCTGGACCTTGTATAATTACCGTTGATACCTTATCTATATGGCTTTGTGGAATTTGTGGCATTGATAAGGCATATCCCTTACTCGCACCAAAAATTGCCATACCAGCTATCAAAATAGTGCAAATTGCCTTAGTATTTGCCTCATTTACAGCTTTAGCAAGTTTTCTAAATCTTGAATGAGGATTCATAACATTTAATAAAAGCCCTAAAGTGAGCAAGAAATACCCAAAATATGTAGGCCATTTGCCTGGATCGCTATTTACTGAAAGTATTGTACCACCTTCATCAGAGTCATAACTACTTTGGAAGAATCTATAACCTTTATAATCAAGGACATTATTCATATAAATTCTATAATCCATCTTAAAATCTCCATCTTCAACTACAATATCACTACTATAACTCATTGGGGAGTTTGATCCTGGATATCTAGCTAGCTCAAAATCTTTTAGATATATGCTAAATGGTAATGTAATAGCCATTGGAGACCATGCTACATAAAATCTTTGCCCCCCAACCTCAACAGGCTCAGGCGGATAGTAGCTTAGCAAGGCTACATCTTTACTCTCATTATTGTAGTTTAAAGTTGCAATTATCGCATCGGCACCAGTTACATTTTCTCCAGCTTTTTCTACCCCTTTTATAGCACTTACTTTCATAGTTTTAGGTGCAAAATTTACCCCACCCATACTATATAATCTAAGCCCAGCAAACTCAACTTCTGTATCCTTTGGCAATTGGCCTTTACTCATATCACTCATAACCATATAGCTGATATCTTGATTGGTTTTGATGTAAAATTTGCCATCTTTTAAATAAATTTGAATATATTTACTTCTTGTTGGTTTAGCTCCAAAGCTAAAACTCATATCACCTACTTCAAATTTATCACCAAGCTTCATAGTAACTGATTCGCTATTGCTCTCATCAGAAAATAATAGCTCTAAAACAGGCTCTCCATTTGGACTATCTATCCATGCCGGAATCGCATTTGGAATAAAATCTTTATACTTTAATGTAGCTAATTTATCATAGATTTTTAATCTTAAATTAAAATCATTACCAATAGTACTAGATATATATTTTGGCTCTGAGACTGTATAGGTATTATTATCATCACTAGAGATCATTTGAATATAGCTTTGCATACTTCTAATCTCATTGCTTCTATCATTTTCTCGGATATTCATCTGACCTTCAAAACCAAAATATCTTGTAATACCCGCACCAACTAAAATAAATAAAAAGCTTAAGTGAAATATTAAAACAGGAAGTTTTTTGAGCTTAAATAATCTATATTCATATATATTATAGACCAAATTTACACCCAAAATAAGCTGAATCAGCGCAAACCATCCAGCACCATATACTAAAGCCCAAGCAGTTTGAGTGTTATACATACTCTCAATAATTGTCGCAGCGCCACTTGCTACACCAAAAATTAAAAAAAATACAACAGCCGAACCCATACTAAAAAATAACTTATGAATAATGCCCATAAATACCCTTAAGAAAATTTGAACCATGATTATATTAAATGTAAATAAACATTTTTAAAATAATCTTGTATTGAATTTGAGTTATTTTATAGCTCAAATTTGGCTTGCTATCTGCTCAGCCTTAGCTAAAAGCTCTTTTGCGCCTTTGGCTATAAACTCATTAGCTAAAATCTCTCCAGCCTCTTTATATTCAGATTTATTAAATACTCTTTCATTTTTCAATATTTCTTTACCATCTGGAGTGCCTAAAATTGCTCTAACACTAATTTTATCACCATCTAACCTTGCACTTACTCCAATTGGGGCTTGACATCCACCATTTAATCTATGCACAAATGCTCTTTCAATAGTAGTTTCTATAACACTCTTTTCATCATTTAAAAACTCAATCGCATCTAAAATATCATCCCTATCTACTGCTTCTATGCCCAAAGCTCCTTGCCCCATTGCTGCAATAGTATTAAGCACAGATACATACTTTACCTCTTTATGGAGTTCAAGACGATTAATTCCAGCCATAGCAAGTATAATAGCATCAAATTCGCCATCTTTAAGCTTAGCAATTCTTGAATTTACATTTCCACGAAGCGAGATAATTTCTAAATCAGGTCTAAGAGCTAGAAGTTGCATTCTTCTACGCAAAGATGTAGTTCCAACTCTTGCACCATTTGGAAGCTCATCAAAGCTTTTAAAATTCATACTTAGCATAGCATCATTTATATCTTCTCTACTACAAACACAGGCTAATTTTAACCCATCTGGAAAAGTCGTTGGCACATCTTTTAAACTATGCACAGCAATATCAGCCCTTCCATCAAGCATTGCATTTTCAAGCTCTTTAGTAAATAAACCTTTGCCACCAATCTTAGCTAGTGGAGTATCTAAAATTACATCGCCTTTAGTCTTCATAGTAATAATCTCTACACTATGACCACGAGCCTCTAAAAGATCCCTAATATGATATGTCTGCCAAAGTGCTAGGGCGCTATTTCTACTTGCGATTTTAATATTCATCTATCTCTCTCCTCTATAATCTCTACATCTATTACATCATCATTTTGGTTGGCTTGGCTATATCTGTCTTGGTTATTTTGATAATTAAGAGTATTAAATTTAGCATAAATCTTTAAAATCAAAGCAACTACAATTATAATTATTCCAAAAATATCACTTATTATTCCAGGAATTATAATAGCAAATCCACCAATAGCAAGTCCTAAACTACCAAAGATATCTTTGATATTAAAGTAGTTTATATTTTGAAATAAATTAGCAAATCCATAATTTAGTATCAAAATTACGCCAAGTAATGCACTAAGAAAAATCTCACTAAATAGACTAAAAAATCCAAATTCTAATACATATAAAACAACCAATACTATCTCTAAAAAGATATATGGTAGCAATGAAATTCTAATCATACAAGCTCTTTTAATTTGCCTAAAATTTCGCTAGAAGCGACTTTTTCTTTTATTAGACCATCACGAATGATTAGTTCAACCTCATCATTAGCTAATCCTTTGCCTACTACTACACCAAATGGATTTCCAATCAGTTCAAAATCAGCTATTTTAACTCCAAACCTTTCATCTCTATCATCTAATAATACCTCAATTCCAACACTCTCAAGCGCACTCTCAAGTTCTAGAGCAAATTTAGCCTGAGCTTCATCTTTGAAATTTGATACAATTATATGAACGCTAAATGGAGCGCACTCTTTTTTCCATACGCATCCTCTTTCATCATGGCTAGATTCTATCACAACTGCTTCTAATCTACTTACGCCAATACCATAACAACCCATAATAAACGGCTTAGCTTTGCCATTTTCATCTAAAAATGTCGCATCCATCGCAGATGAATACTTATCTCCTAGCTGAAATATATGACCAACTTCTATACCTTTAGTCATACTAAGAGTACCACCATCAAGTGCTTTATCTCCAGCCTTTACAGCTACTAAATCCTTAAATCTATCTTTATTGAAATTTATAATACTTACACCAATTGCGTGATAATCTTTTTGATTTGCGCCACAAATCATCTCACTCTCACCATCAAGCTCATTATCAATATAGAAATTGACCCCTTCAGGAAGACCAATTGGCCCACAATATCCAGCTACTAATCCAGCATTTTCAATCTCATCTGTATTAGCATCACATAGCTCTAATGCGCCACAAGCATTTAGTGCTTTTGTCTCTTGAAGTTCATCATCTCCACGCAAGAAAAATATTACAATCTCACTTCTATCTTCATATATAGCCTTTTTAATAACAGCTTTGATAGTATAAAATGGATCAATCTTAAAAAACTCGCTAACTGCTGCAATAGTCGAACAATCTGGCGTATGAAATTTAAGCATTCCATTGCTTTGTGGGCGTTCTGCACTACAGGTGCGTTTAGCCCTTTTAGCAGCTTCAACATTTGCAGCATAATCTGAACTATCACTGATTAAAATATCATCTTCACCATTATCAGCAAGCACCATAAACTCTTTACTTCCACTACCACCAATAGCTCCACTATCAGCTTCAACACATCTAAAGTTTAAGCCAAGTCTAGTAAAAATCTTACTATATGTTTTTTGCATAAGATCAAACTCACGCTTTAAATCATCATAACTTGAATGAAAGCTATAACTATCTTTCATTATAAACTCGCGACATCTTAAAAGACCAAATCTAGGTCTTGCCTCATCTCTAAATTTAAGTCCAATCTGATATAAATTCAAAGGCAGTTGTTTATAGCTATTTACTCTTCCGCGAACCATATCTACAATGCTTTCTTCGTGTGTTGGCCCTAGAACAAAATCATTACCTTTTCTATCATTTAGCCTTAAAAGTTCGCTTCCAAATTTAAAAAATCTCCCACTTTGCTTCCACAACTCACTAGGCACTACAAAGCTCATAGATACTTCATTTGCACCTGCTTTATCCATCTCATCTCTTACGATATTTTCTATCTTTTTAAGCACCCTTTTACCAAGTGGCAAGAAGTTATAAAGTCCGCTACCAGTTTGTTGAATAAATCCAGCCCTAAGCAAAAACTGATGACTAGGCAAAGTAGCGTCCTTTGGAGCTTCTTTAAGTGTTGGGATATATAATTTGCTAAATTTCATTACTCTTCCTCTTTTAGTTCTGTTTTATTAATTTTTATATCAAATAGATACTCTAATGCATTAAGTATCTCATCATCATTTCTATCTTTTAATCTCATAGTAGGCGTATGTAAAAATGCTTTAAAAACTTGATGAACTAGCTTTCTAGCTTCATTTTCATCACAGCACTTTATATATCCTTTTTTTATTGCTTTTTCTATCTCTTTTTGAGCTATATTTCTAGCTTTAAATCTTAATGCTTTAATAGCTGGAGTGCTATTTTGTGATGAACGCCACTTAAAAAACTCAGCCGTCATCTCTCCTACTATTGCATATGCTACGCCAGCTTGTTCCTCACGCAAATTTAAATTACTTTTTACTATACTTTCTAAATCATCAACTGCATAAACACTTATATTATCATAGTAGCTAATATCAATATCTCTAGGCACAGCAATATCAAAAAAATATCGGTTAAACTCTACAATCTCTATAATCTCATCAGTGATAACAGGCATATTAGCACCAGTAGCACTAAAGATTAACTGATATCTATTTATCAACTCACCAAGACGCTCCCAGGACGCAATACTAGCTAGCTCGCCTAACTCACTTTGTAGCTGAGCAGCTCTATTTTGATCTCTATTTACTATTATTACATTTACTTTAGATGCTATTAAATGCTTACACGCTAATGCACTCATCTGTCCAGCACCTACTACAACTGCAGTCATACCGCCTAAATTGCCATATATCTCTTTAGCTTTAGCTACTGCTACGCTTGAGACTG of Campylobacter vicugnae contains these proteins:
- the ccsA gene encoding cytochrome c biogenesis protein; the encoded protein is MGIIHKLFFSMGSAVVFFLIFGVASGAATIIESMYNTQTAWALVYGAGWFALIQLILGVNLVYNIYEYRLFKLKKLPVLIFHLSFLFILVGAGITRYFGFEGQMNIRENDRSNEIRSMQSYIQMISSDDNNTYTVSEPKYISSTIGNDFNLRLKIYDKLATLKYKDFIPNAIPAWIDSPNGEPVLELLFSDESNSESVTMKLGDKFEVGDMSFSFGAKPTRSKYIQIYLKDGKFYIKTNQDISYMVMSDMSKGQLPKDTEVEFAGLRLYSMGGVNFAPKTMKVSAIKGVEKAGENVTGADAIIATLNYNNESKDVALLSYYPPEPVEVGGQRFYVAWSPMAITLPFSIYLKDFELARYPGSNSPMSYSSDIVVEDGDFKMDYRIYMNNVLDYKGYRFFQSSYDSDEGGTILSVNSDPGKWPTYFGYFLLTLGLLLNVMNPHSRFRKLAKAVNEANTKAICTILIAGMAIFGASKGYALSMPQIPQSHIDKVSTVIIQGPDGRMKPFDTMAHEILNKIYRSDKFQSMGANAIFLSMMANSENWRSVPIIKISDDELKKVLGIPKSQKYASFDDFFGPNKDGQIEYKLIKFTELANRKAPATRGLFDKDVIKADEKLNILYMVFIGEMFRVIPKKDDFNNTWLSPGGALMELSGQEASNVAIMLQRYFTAVLEAQDSGEWSKADEAIEAIKKYQAEFGAAVMPDSNRVNLELAFNKYKIFQNLTPVYLLAGFALLIVVFIKMLRPKIKINLIFKIVYWINILAFIAHTVGMGLRWYIAEHAPWSDGYESLVFIAWCLAFSGTMFARSSAISLALTSILAGVTLFVAHLSWLDPQITNLVPVLQSYWLTIHVSVITASYGFLGLCSLLGLFTLVLFALQGKKENKELTRNIIEATRINEMAMILGLSLLIVGNFLGGVWANESWGRYWGWDSKETWALVSILVYAAVVHMRFIPKVNSQYAFAVASMFAYSAIIMTYFGVNFYLVGMHSYAAGDAVPVPNFVWIALLVMIVVSLLSYRKRSYSTKL
- the hemC gene encoding hydroxymethylbilane synthase yields the protein MNIKIASRNSALALWQTYHIRDLLEARGHSVEIITMKTKGDVILDTPLAKIGGKGLFTKELENAMLDGRADIAVHSLKDVPTTFPDGLKLACVCSREDINDAMLSMNFKSFDELPNGARVGTTSLRRRMQLLALRPDLEIISLRGNVNSRIAKLKDGEFDAIILAMAGINRLELHKEVKYVSVLNTIAAMGQGALGIEAVDRDDILDAIEFLNDEKSVIETTIERAFVHRLNGGCQAPIGVSARLDGDKISVRAILGTPDGKEILKNERVFNKSEYKEAGEILANEFIAKGAKELLAKAEQIASQI
- a CDS encoding FxsA family protein — encoded protein: MIRISLLPYIFLEIVLVVLYVLEFGFFSLFSEIFLSALLGVILILNYGFANLFQNINYFNIKDIFGSLGLAIGGFAIIIPGIISDIFGIIIIVVALILKIYAKFNTLNYQNNQDRYSQANQNDDVIDVEIIEERDR
- a CDS encoding proline--tRNA ligase — translated: MKFSKLYIPTLKEAPKDATLPSHQFLLRAGFIQQTGSGLYNFLPLGKRVLKKIENIVRDEMDKAGANEVSMSFVVPSELWKQSGRFFKFGSELLRLNDRKGNDFVLGPTHEESIVDMVRGRVNSYKQLPLNLYQIGLKFRDEARPRFGLLRCREFIMKDSYSFHSSYDDLKREFDLMQKTYSKIFTRLGLNFRCVEADSGAIGGSGSKEFMVLADNGEDDILISDSSDYAANVEAAKRAKRTCSAERPQSNGMLKFHTPDCSTIAAVSEFFKIDPFYTIKAVIKKAIYEDRSEIVIFFLRGDDELQETKALNACGALELCDANTDEIENAGLVAGYCGPIGLPEGVNFYIDNELDGESEMICGANQKDYHAIGVSIINFNKDRFKDLVAVKAGDKALDGGTLSMTKGIEVGHIFQLGDKYSSAMDATFLDENGKAKPFIMGCYGIGVSRLEAVVIESSHDERGCVWKKECAPFSVHIIVSNFKDEAQAKFALELESALESVGIEVLLDDRDERFGVKIADFELIGNPFGVVVGKGLANDEVELIIRDGLIKEKVASSEILGKLKELV
- the hemA gene encoding glutamyl-tRNA reductase, yielding MHYISISFTHKNTDISIREKLSFSDESRKKEMLRLLSANENIFESMVLSTCNRVEVFAYIANVKECIRHILNSISILTLVPYDALELRADVYEDDGAIHHLFAVASSLDSLVIGETQIAGQLKEAFKFAYDNGNCGDNISYAIHFGAKCASKIRAATTISKNPVSVSSVAVAKAKEIYGNLGGMTAVVVGAGQMSALACKHLIASKVNVIIVNRDQNRAAQLQSELGELASIASWERLGELINRYQLIFSATGANMPVITDEIIEIVEFNRYFFDIAVPRDIDISYYDNISVYAVDDLESIVKSNLNLREEQAGVAYAIVGEMTAEFFKWRSSQNSTPAIKALRFKARNIAQKEIEKAIKKGYIKCCDENEARKLVHQVFKAFLHTPTMRLKDRNDDEILNALEYLFDIKINKTELKEEE